A single Danio aesculapii chromosome 19, fDanAes4.1, whole genome shotgun sequence DNA region contains:
- the si:ch73-367f21.4 gene encoding zinc finger protein 850: MDIKEEDCAPNHQPGTYFTEQPSLKIQTGETAFTCKQCGEIFTTIQSLECHTVIHNGEQTFICAECGKSFTLKRYLKNHMKIHTGAHPFTCPECDKCFTVKQSLEIHLKIHTGEKPFICTDCGKKFRIKQSLEGHMRIHTGEKPYTCQVCGKNFREKQILDKHLTIHTGEKPYSCPECGKSFRVKKCLENHIKIHTGEKPYTCQECGRSFTEKQNLERHMRIHTGEKPYSCPECGRSFRVKQDLKIHVRIHTGEKPFSCQLCGKSFSENKKLESHMRIHTGEKPFVCSHCGKNFRGKQNLESHMRLHTGNKPYTCPQCGKSYNQQKSLEIHIRTHTGEKPFACHQCGKSFTQQSTLKGHIRIHTGEKPFTCPQCGKSFIEKTKLERHKKIHSGEKPYTCHHCKKSFTLKQSLDIHMRIHTGEKLYTCQQCGKSFTVKQKLISHMKVHIEEKPALGVEIFAATCYDVYRRYFRKIKLSDSQPSSAVVKFTLDQMDIKEEDCSPNHEPGMHFTEQPSLKIHTGESPFTCKQCGEIFTTNQSLASHKVIHTGEHIFICSECGKSFTQMRYLKNHMKIHTGDHPFTCPECDKCFTMKHSLESHLKIHTGEKPFICPDCGKKFRIKHSLEGHMRIHTGEKPYTCRECGKNFREKQILDKHLTIHTGEKPYSCPECGRNFRVKKCLENHIKTHTGEKPYTCQECGNSFAVKQNLKRHMRIHTGEKPYACPECGRSFRVKQDLKSHMRIHTGEKPFSCQQCGKSFSENKTLESHMRIHTGEKPFVCSQCGKRFRRKQNLKSHMRLHTGNKPYTCPQCGKSYNEQKSLENHIRTHTGEKPFACDQCGKTFTQQSTLRGHIKIHTGEKPFTCPQCGKSFIEKTKLERHKKIHSGEKPFDCHHCKKSFTMKQSLDIHMRIHTGELYTCQQCKKSFTVKQKFDSHMTIHTGEKPYTCQQCGKCFREKRKLVSHKRVHTEEKPAPGVEVVLE; this comes from the exons ATGGATATAAAAGAAGAAGACTGTGCCCCCAATCATCAGCCTGGGACATATTTCACCGAACAACCGAGCCTAAAGATTCAAACTGGAGAGACGGCTTTCACCTGCAAACAATGTGGAGAGATTTTCACAACAATCCAAAGCCTTGAATGTCACACAGTGATTCACAACGGAGAACAAACTTTTATTTGTGcagagtgtggaaagagtttcacacTAAAGCGATATCTTAAAAATCACATGAAGATTCACACCGGAGCTCATCCTTTCACTTGTCCAGAGTGTGATAAGtgttttacagtgaaacaaagcCTTGAAATTCACTTGAAAATTCACACTGGGGAAAAACCATTCATCTGCACTGACTGTGGAAAAAAATTTAGAATAAAGCAAAGCCTGGAGggccacatgaggattcacactggagagaaaccttacacatgcCAAGTGTGTGGGAAGAATTTCAGAGAGAAACAAATCCTCGACAAGCACTTGAccattcacactggagaaaagccttaCTCCTGccctgagtgtggaaagagtttcagggTGAAAAAGTGCCTTGAAAATCACATCAAAAtacacaccggagagaaaccttacacatgcCAAGAGTGTGGAAGGAGTTTCACAGAGAAGCAAAACCTAGAAcggcacatgagaattcacactggagaaaagccttaCTCCTGCCCTGAGTGTGGACGAAGTTTCAGAGTGAAACAAGATCTTAAAATCCATGTGAGAATTCACACCGGAGAAAAGCCTTTCTCCTGCCAACTGTGTGGAAAAAGTTTCTCCGAGAACAAGAAACTTGAAagtcacatgagaattcacacaggAGAAAAGCCTTTCGTCTGCTCTCATTGCGGAAAGAATTTCAGAGGGAAACAAAACCTTGAAAGCCACATGAGACTTCACACCGGAAACAAGCCTTACAcctgccctcagtgtggaaagagttataACCAACAAAAAAGCCTTGAGATTCACATTAggactcacaccggagagaaacctttcgcttgccatcagtgtggaaagagtttcacacAACAAAGTACCCTTAAGGGTCATATtaggattcacaccggagagaaacctttcacttgccctcagtgtgggaagagtttcatagAGAAAACAAAACTGGAGAGGCACAAGAAAATTCACTCTGGAGAAAAGCCTTACACTTGCCATCACTGTAAAAAGAGTTTTACGTTGAAGCAAAGCCTTGACattcacatgagaattcacaccggaGAAAAGCTTTACacctgccaacagtgtggaaagagttttacagTGAAACAGAAGCTCATATCCCACATGAAAGTTCACATTGAAGAGAAGCCTGCACTTGGTGTGGAA ATCTTCGCGGCGACGTGCTACGACGTTTATCGTCgatatttcagaaaaataaagCTTTCAGACTCCCAACCGTCTTCAGCTGTTGTGAAG TTTACTTTAGATCAAATGGATATAAAAGAAGAAGACTGTTCCCCCAATCATGAGCCTGGGATGCATTTCACCGAACAACCGAGCCTaaagattcacactggagagtcGCCTTTCACCTGCAAACAGTGTGGAGAGATTTTCACAACAAACCAAAGTCTTGCAAGTCACAAAGTGATTCACACCGGggaacacatttttatttgttcagagtgtggaaagagtttcacgcAAATGCGGTATCTTAAAAATCACATGAAGATTCACACCGGAGATCACCCCTTCACTTGTCCGGAGTGTGATAAGTGTTTCACAATGAAGCACAGCCTTGAAAGTCACTTGAAAATTCACACTGGGGAAAAACCATTCATCTGCCCTGACTGCGGAAAAAAATTCAGAATAAAGCATAGCCTGGAGggccacatgaggattcacacgggagagaaaccttacacatgcCGAGAGTGTGGAAAGAATTTCAGAGAGAAACAAATCCTCGACAAGCACTTGAccattcacactggagaaaagccttaCTCCTGCCCTGAGTGTGGAAGGAATTTCAGGGTGAAAAAGTGCCttgaaaatcacatcaaaactcacaccggagagaaaccttacacatgcCAAGAGTGTGGAAACAGTTTCGCAGTGAAACAAAACCTCAAAaggcacatgagaattcacactggagaaaagccttaTGCCTGCCCTGAGTGTGGAAGAAGTTTTAGAGTGAAACAAGATCTTAAAagtcacatgagaattcacaccggaGAAAAACCTTTCTCCTgtcaacagtgtggaaaaagcttctcaGAGAACAAGACACTTGAAagtcacatgagaattcacacaggAGAAAAGCCTTTCGTCTGCTCTCAATGCGGAAAGAGATTCAGAAGGAAACAAAACCTTAAGAGCCACATGAGACTTCACACCGGAAACAAGCCTTACAcctgccctcagtgtggaaagagttataATGAACAAAAAAGCCTTGAGAATCACATTAggactcacaccggagagaaacctttcGCTTGCGATCAGTGTGGAAAGACTTTCACACAACAAAGTACCCTTAGGGGTCACATTaagattcacaccggagagaaacctttcacttgccctcagtgtgggaagagttttattgAGAAAACAAAACTGGAGAGGCACAAGAAAATTCACTCTGGAGAAAAGCCTTTCGATTGTCATCACTGTAAAAAGAGTTTCACGATGAAGCAAAGCCTTGACattcacatgagaattcacaccggaGAATTATACACCTGCCAACAGTGTAAAAAGAGTTTTACAGTGAAACAGAAATTTGACAGCCACATGACAATTCATaccggagagaagccgtacacctgccaacagtgtggaaagtgTTTCAGAGAGAAACGGAAGCTCGTATCCCACAAGAGAGTTCACACTGAGGAGAAGCCTGCTCCTGGCGTGGAAGTAGTTTTAGAGTGA